In Desulfuromonas sp. KJ2020, a single window of DNA contains:
- a CDS encoding phosphoribosylformylglycinamidine synthase subunit PurS, with protein MAWRITVGLKDGVKDARGERIRRELKEHLGVELDSVRTVDVYTVDAELSDAEIAAAAGGPLSDPVIQEYAVNRPVAHDFDILIEVGFRPGVTDNVGRTAKEAIQYITGRGFRGGEGVYTSTQYLLRGQIDKALAERVAAEFLANGLIQRWTIVSSSEFDRSSGIAPYVPKVVSDARVEVRAIDLDVSDEQLMQISRDGMLALNIEEMKTLQAYAASPEIKARRKAAGLSELLTDVELEALAQTWSEHCKHKIFSARIDYEDERGQRESINSLFKTFIVGATRDIRAQKGAGDFCLSVFKDNAGVIRFNQDWSLVFKVETHNSPSALDPYGGALTGIVGVNRDPFGTGMGARLIFNTDVFCFASPFYDKPLPPRLLHPRRIFEGVVEGVEHGGNKSGVPTVNGSIVFDERFAGKPLVYCGTAAMMPAQVNGQPGHEKKAQVGDHIVMCGGRIGKDGIHGATFSSEELHEGSPVTAVQIGDPITQKKMFDFLLIARDRGLYHAITDNGAGGLSSSVGEMSEDTGGFELHLDRAPLKYPGLQPWEILISEAQERMTLAVPPEHLEEFIALAREMDVEATDLGRFTDSGYFHCLYEEKTVAYLDMDFLHEGVPQLVIPARWEIKSHPEPVLVENPNLADLLAKLLGRLNICSKESVVRRYDHEVQAGTVIKPLLGVANDGPSDAAVVRPLFDSFEGVVVAHGICPSYSDIDTYHMMACAIDEGLRNYVAVGGDIDHVAGLDNFCWCDPVKSEKTPDGEYKAAQLVRANKALYDYCVAFGVPLISGKDSMKNDYQVGDTKISIPPTVLFSVIGKIDDVRQAVSMDVKRAGDLVYLLGTTRNELGGSEYYAQLGAIGQTVPQVDAEVALQRYRSLNRAQQAGLIASCHDLSDGGLGVALAEKAFAGGFGIRADLRQVLAKDCGRDDILLFSESQSRLLVTVRPGNKDRFEEIFAGQDFALIGEVVEQPVLEITGGGGQVVLQADIQTLKASWQAPLKEL; from the coding sequence ATGGCCTGGAGAATTACGGTCGGTTTAAAAGACGGTGTCAAAGATGCCCGTGGCGAGAGAATCCGACGTGAACTTAAAGAACATCTGGGAGTAGAACTCGACAGCGTCCGCACGGTGGATGTATACACCGTCGATGCCGAGTTGTCAGACGCCGAGATTGCGGCAGCTGCCGGCGGCCCCCTGTCCGACCCCGTTATCCAGGAGTATGCCGTCAACCGGCCCGTGGCCCATGACTTCGACATCCTGATCGAAGTCGGTTTTCGTCCCGGGGTTACGGACAATGTCGGCCGTACGGCCAAGGAAGCCATCCAGTATATTACGGGGCGAGGCTTTCGTGGCGGCGAGGGAGTTTATACTTCGACTCAATATCTGCTGCGCGGCCAGATCGACAAAGCCCTGGCCGAGCGGGTCGCTGCTGAATTTCTGGCCAATGGTCTTATTCAGCGGTGGACCATCGTGTCATCTTCTGAATTCGATCGGAGCAGCGGCATTGCACCGTACGTACCCAAGGTGGTCAGCGATGCTCGGGTGGAGGTCAGAGCGATTGACCTTGATGTGTCCGATGAACAGCTGATGCAGATCAGTCGTGACGGCATGCTCGCTTTGAATATCGAAGAGATGAAAACGCTGCAGGCTTACGCGGCTTCCCCTGAAATCAAGGCACGTCGAAAGGCGGCAGGGCTGAGTGAACTCCTGACGGACGTCGAACTCGAAGCGCTGGCGCAGACCTGGAGTGAGCACTGTAAACACAAGATCTTTTCCGCCCGCATCGACTACGAGGACGAAAGGGGGCAGCGGGAAAGCATCAATTCTCTGTTCAAGACCTTTATTGTCGGGGCTACCCGTGATATACGGGCCCAGAAGGGGGCGGGGGATTTCTGCCTGTCCGTGTTTAAGGATAACGCCGGCGTCATCCGTTTCAACCAGGACTGGAGCCTCGTCTTCAAGGTTGAAACACACAACTCGCCGAGTGCCCTCGACCCCTACGGCGGCGCCCTTACGGGGATTGTGGGTGTCAATCGCGATCCCTTCGGCACCGGCATGGGGGCCCGCCTGATCTTCAATACCGATGTCTTCTGTTTTGCCTCGCCTTTCTACGATAAACCGCTGCCCCCCAGGTTGTTGCATCCCCGCCGCATTTTTGAAGGGGTTGTTGAAGGGGTGGAACACGGCGGCAACAAGAGCGGGGTGCCGACTGTCAATGGCTCCATCGTCTTCGATGAGCGGTTTGCCGGCAAACCCCTGGTTTACTGTGGTACGGCGGCCATGATGCCGGCCCAGGTAAACGGTCAACCCGGCCACGAGAAAAAAGCGCAGGTGGGTGATCATATCGTCATGTGCGGCGGGCGCATCGGCAAGGATGGGATTCACGGCGCCACTTTCTCCTCGGAGGAATTGCACGAGGGCTCTCCTGTCACCGCCGTGCAGATCGGCGATCCAATTACTCAGAAGAAAATGTTCGACTTCCTGCTGATTGCCAGGGACCGGGGGCTTTACCATGCGATTACCGACAACGGCGCTGGTGGTCTGTCTTCTTCTGTCGGGGAAATGTCCGAGGATACAGGTGGCTTCGAACTTCACCTGGACCGCGCTCCCCTGAAATATCCCGGTCTGCAGCCCTGGGAAATCCTCATTTCCGAAGCCCAGGAACGCATGACGCTGGCGGTTCCGCCTGAACATCTCGAAGAATTTATCGCGCTCGCCCGGGAGATGGATGTTGAGGCTACGGATCTGGGCCGCTTTACCGATTCGGGCTACTTTCACTGCCTCTACGAGGAGAAAACCGTTGCCTACCTCGATATGGATTTCCTCCATGAAGGGGTACCTCAGCTCGTCATTCCCGCCCGCTGGGAAATCAAATCCCACCCGGAACCAGTTCTGGTCGAAAATCCCAACCTGGCGGATCTGCTCGCCAAGTTGCTTGGCCGCCTGAATATCTGTTCGAAGGAGTCGGTGGTGCGGCGCTATGACCACGAAGTTCAGGCCGGCACCGTCATCAAACCGCTGCTGGGTGTGGCGAACGACGGACCTTCAGATGCTGCTGTGGTCAGACCGTTGTTCGATTCTTTCGAGGGTGTGGTCGTTGCCCATGGTATCTGCCCAAGTTACAGCGACATCGATACCTATCACATGATGGCGTGCGCTATCGACGAGGGTTTGCGTAACTATGTCGCTGTCGGCGGCGATATCGATCACGTGGCCGGGCTGGATAACTTCTGCTGGTGTGACCCGGTCAAGAGCGAGAAGACGCCCGATGGCGAATACAAGGCCGCCCAACTTGTGCGGGCCAATAAAGCTCTCTATGACTATTGTGTCGCCTTTGGGGTTCCGCTGATCTCCGGCAAGGATTCCATGAAAAATGACTACCAGGTCGGGGACACCAAAATATCGATTCCGCCGACCGTTCTCTTTTCGGTGATCGGCAAAATCGATGATGTACGCCAGGCCGTCTCCATGGATGTCAAGCGGGCCGGGGATCTGGTCTATCTTTTGGGCACGACCCGCAATGAGTTGGGTGGATCGGAATATTATGCTCAGTTGGGGGCCATCGGTCAGACCGTTCCCCAGGTTGATGCCGAGGTGGCGCTGCAAAGATACCGTAGCCTGAACCGGGCCCAACAGGCCGGCCTGATTGCCTCCTGCCACGACTTGTCCGATGGGGGACTTGGTGTCGCGCTGGCGGAAAAAGCCTTCGCCGGCGGCTTCGGCATCCGGGCCGACCTTCGCCAGGTGCTGGCCAAAGACTGCGGACGGGATGATATCCTACTCTTCTCCGAGTCTCAAAGCCGCCTGTTGGTGACGGTCAGACCGGGCAACAAAGATCGATTTGAAGAAATTTTCGCCGGTCAGGATTTTGCCCTCATCGGTGAAGTGGTTGAACAGCCTGTGCTGGAAATCACCGGCGGCGGTGGGCAGGTGGTTCTCCAAGCCGATATTCAGACACTGAAAGCGTCCTGGCAGGCGCCCCTCAAGGAGCTTTAA
- a CDS encoding MBL fold metallo-hydrolase has protein sequence MRVCLLASGSKGNAIYLESRRSRILIDAGLSAREIRKRLAIVGVQAEDLDAIFVTHEHSDHIRGLGPLARMCKLPVYLHHQARTAMNDIGRLPIVEEFDDGEHFAWRDLAIHSFPVTHDSVAPVGFVIETDEGKVGVATDLGIATRLVSDRLKNCRVLILESNHDEDLLRDGPYPWPLKQRVRSNHGHLSNNAAAHLLESVLWDGLDAVFLAHLSETNNHPRLAERCAREVLERQDACHPHLVVGAQHETSFCFQV, from the coding sequence TTGCGGGTATGTCTTCTCGCCAGCGGCAGCAAAGGCAACGCCATCTACCTGGAAAGCCGGCGAAGTCGCATTTTGATCGACGCCGGACTTTCTGCCAGAGAAATTCGCAAAAGGCTTGCGATCGTTGGCGTTCAAGCGGAAGACCTTGACGCCATTTTCGTGACCCACGAACATAGTGATCATATCCGTGGTCTGGGGCCTTTGGCCCGGATGTGCAAGCTCCCGGTCTACTTACACCACCAGGCGCGGACGGCCATGAACGACATCGGGCGCTTGCCCATTGTCGAAGAGTTCGATGACGGTGAACATTTTGCTTGGCGTGATCTGGCGATCCACAGTTTTCCAGTTACCCACGACTCGGTGGCTCCCGTAGGCTTTGTTATTGAAACAGACGAGGGAAAAGTCGGTGTCGCTACGGATCTCGGCATAGCCACCCGTCTGGTTTCGGATCGCCTCAAAAATTGCCGTGTTCTGATTCTGGAATCCAATCATGATGAGGACCTGCTGCGGGATGGTCCCTATCCCTGGCCGCTCAAACAGCGGGTGCGCAGCAACCACGGACACCTATCCAACAACGCGGCGGCCCACCTTCTGGAAAGCGTGCTCTGGGACGGGCTTGATGCCGTATTTCTGGCCCATCTTAGCGAAACCAACAACCACCCCCGGCTCGCCGAGAGATGTGCCAGAGAGGTCCTGGAACGACAGGACGCCTGTCATCCTCACCTGGTTGTGGGAGCGCAGCATGAGACCAGTTTCTGCTTTCAGGTCTGA
- a CDS encoding ATP-binding protein, with product MKNTLEKRILLFAFLVLTLTILVNTGFNIEGFRRDYRDGIVLRCQNLAGELKSSIENVVALGVPMEELDGLNARFQGIVTTDPDIIYCFLEDQAGQPLFANDPSFHFIGGVDFTSPSKSGVSVVTFPQWGKTYDVSLPINSIVGETVGTIRLGFPDSVLDEKLAAVYQRSMVVLGFAFLIVFALIVVFARRHLIGPIDRLCSVAKEIASGHFQVAIPTMPTRDFAELATALKDMSASLQERDEKLQDGYQELESTNLELQKSYEYQEKIGTELRRSREMYRSLLEDASDAIMVTDDEDRVVLVNKAAEIFFGVKKERVEGANFFSVLEMLHCDQLETLYDMHQRILAGETLEAQIDYIRLDDQRPVVGWVRGSHVVGMDGRHMVQTIVRDVTKEKEIKDNLEKSAWELQRLNQMKDSFLGVASHELKTPLTVIVGYADLILNEKIATLDGTVAAMIQNIADAAQRLSGIVRDMVDVSMLDSKNIHLKTTPHNLNQLVRQATKPILRSFEQRNLALVMNLQEALPDIYCDGERMVQVVGNLVGNALKFTPDGGKVYVETRFLKTLRPPFTITAATSPGLCPLTSSPMPYVEIVVRDTGIGIAQVDQNYIFDKFYEAGTIEEHSSGKVSFNGKGAGLGLAIVKGIINMHGGEIWVESAGHDPENCPGSSFHVLLPQYGGADLVLS from the coding sequence ATGAAAAACACCCTGGAAAAGCGAATCCTTTTATTTGCCTTTCTTGTGCTGACCCTGACGATTCTGGTGAATACGGGGTTCAACATCGAAGGGTTTCGACGTGACTATCGGGACGGCATTGTCCTCCGCTGTCAGAACCTCGCCGGAGAGCTTAAGAGCTCCATCGAAAACGTGGTGGCGCTCGGTGTGCCCATGGAAGAACTCGACGGACTCAACGCGCGTTTTCAGGGAATAGTCACCACCGATCCCGATATTATTTACTGTTTCCTGGAAGATCAGGCCGGTCAGCCTCTTTTTGCTAACGATCCCTCTTTTCACTTTATCGGCGGGGTGGATTTTACCTCCCCTTCCAAGTCCGGCGTCTCCGTCGTAACCTTTCCACAGTGGGGGAAAACCTACGATGTCTCCCTGCCGATCAATAGTATCGTCGGCGAGACTGTCGGAACCATCCGTCTTGGCTTCCCCGATTCTGTGCTTGATGAAAAACTCGCCGCGGTCTATCAGCGATCCATGGTGGTTCTCGGGTTTGCTTTTCTCATTGTCTTTGCCCTGATCGTCGTTTTCGCCCGCCGCCACCTCATCGGCCCCATTGACCGTCTTTGTTCCGTCGCCAAGGAGATTGCCTCTGGCCATTTCCAGGTCGCTATCCCCACCATGCCGACCCGGGACTTTGCCGAACTGGCCACGGCCCTTAAAGACATGTCCGCCTCTTTGCAGGAACGGGATGAAAAGCTTCAGGATGGCTATCAGGAGCTGGAGTCCACCAATCTGGAATTGCAGAAATCTTACGAATACCAGGAGAAGATCGGCACGGAACTGCGTCGAAGTCGCGAGATGTACCGCTCACTGCTTGAGGACGCGAGCGACGCGATCATGGTTACAGACGACGAGGATCGCGTTGTGCTGGTCAATAAAGCCGCCGAGATCTTTTTCGGGGTCAAGAAGGAGCGGGTCGAAGGAGCCAATTTCTTTTCTGTTCTGGAAATGTTGCATTGCGACCAGCTCGAAACCCTTTATGACATGCATCAGAGGATTCTCGCCGGCGAGACTCTTGAAGCACAGATTGACTACATTCGTCTCGATGACCAGCGCCCTGTCGTTGGCTGGGTGCGTGGGTCCCATGTCGTCGGGATGGATGGGCGACACATGGTGCAGACCATTGTCCGGGATGTTACCAAGGAAAAGGAGATCAAGGATAATCTGGAAAAGAGTGCTTGGGAACTGCAGCGCCTCAATCAGATGAAGGATTCCTTTTTGGGGGTGGCTTCTCATGAACTGAAAACCCCCCTGACCGTGATCGTTGGATACGCCGACTTGATTTTGAATGAAAAGATCGCCACATTGGATGGGACGGTGGCAGCGATGATTCAGAATATCGCCGATGCAGCCCAGCGACTTAGCGGCATTGTCAGGGATATGGTCGACGTGTCCATGCTGGACAGTAAAAATATCCACCTGAAGACAACACCCCACAATCTGAATCAGCTTGTTCGCCAGGCAACCAAACCTATACTGCGTTCTTTTGAGCAGAGGAATCTGGCGCTGGTCATGAACCTGCAGGAGGCGTTGCCGGATATCTACTGCGACGGCGAGCGTATGGTGCAGGTGGTCGGTAATCTTGTGGGAAATGCACTCAAATTTACTCCGGACGGCGGCAAGGTCTATGTCGAAACCCGTTTTCTCAAGACCCTTCGACCCCCCTTTACCATTACGGCCGCAACCAGCCCCGGACTCTGCCCTTTGACTTCTTCGCCCATGCCCTATGTGGAAATCGTCGTCCGAGATACGGGGATCGGGATCGCCCAGGTTGACCAGAATTACATCTTCGACAAATTTTATGAGGCCGGAACCATTGAAGAGCATTCCAGCGGCAAGGTGTCTTTCAATGGGAAAGGGGCCGGTCTTGGCCTGGCGATTGTCAAAGGGATCATCAATATGCACGGTGGGGAAATCTGGGTCGAGAGTGCGGGGCATGATCCCGAAAATTGCCCGGGGAGCTCCTTTCATGTCCTGCTGCCGCAATATGGCGGTGCCGACCTGGTACTTTCCTGA
- the gap gene encoding type I glyceraldehyde-3-phosphate dehydrogenase — protein MAAKVAINGFGRIGRNVFRAALNSPDIDIQAINDLTDAETLAHLLKYDSVHGIFQAEVTSDGENIVVNGKTIRVYKETDPAALPWKQLGIDIVIESTGHFTDRDKAKKHLQAGAKKVVISAPGKDADITVCMGVNEGNYQPDRHEIVSNASCTTNCLAPVAKILNEQFGIVKGLMTTVHSYTNDQKILDLPHKDLRRARAAAVSMIPTTTGAAKAVALVLPELKGKLDGMAVRVPTPNVSLIDLVVETEKNTTIEEVNNAMKTAAEGAMRGILQYCDLPLVSRDFNGNPASSIVDALSTAVIGSNMVKVLSWYDNEWGYSNRIFDLVSYIASK, from the coding sequence ATGGCTGCCAAAGTTGCAATTAACGGTTTCGGCCGCATCGGTCGGAATGTTTTCAGGGCTGCACTGAATTCACCGGATATCGACATCCAGGCGATCAACGACCTGACCGATGCCGAAACCCTCGCTCACCTGCTGAAATACGATTCAGTCCATGGAATTTTTCAGGCCGAAGTGACATCCGACGGTGAAAACATCGTCGTTAATGGGAAAACCATCCGGGTGTACAAAGAAACCGACCCTGCCGCCCTGCCCTGGAAGCAACTTGGCATCGACATCGTCATCGAATCCACAGGACATTTCACCGATCGTGACAAGGCGAAAAAACACCTGCAGGCCGGAGCCAAAAAGGTCGTTATCAGTGCCCCGGGCAAAGATGCAGACATCACTGTCTGCATGGGGGTCAACGAAGGCAATTATCAGCCCGATCGTCATGAAATCGTCAGCAACGCATCCTGCACCACCAACTGCCTCGCCCCTGTGGCAAAAATACTCAACGAGCAATTCGGCATCGTCAAAGGACTGATGACGACCGTGCATTCCTACACAAATGACCAGAAGATCCTCGACTTACCTCACAAGGATCTTCGCCGGGCCAGGGCTGCCGCTGTTTCCATGATCCCGACAACGACAGGAGCCGCCAAGGCGGTCGCCCTGGTCCTCCCGGAACTGAAGGGAAAACTGGACGGCATGGCAGTACGCGTCCCTACGCCAAACGTCTCCCTCATTGACCTGGTGGTGGAGACAGAGAAGAACACGACGATCGAAGAAGTCAACAACGCGATGAAAACAGCCGCCGAAGGTGCGATGCGGGGCATTCTCCAATACTGCGACCTCCCGCTGGTGTCCCGGGACTTTAACGGCAATCCCGCTTCCTCCATCGTTGATGCCCTTTCCACAGCGGTCATTGGCAGCAACATGGTCAAGGTTTTGTCCTGGTACGACAACGAGTGGGGCTATTCCAATCGTATCTTCGACCTGGTTAGCTATATCGCCTCCAAATAG
- the pgk gene encoding phosphoglycerate kinase, translating to MPEKLSVLDLDLKGKKVFCRVDFNVPLNEAGAITDDTRILGALPTIRHIIDKGAQLILASHLGRPKGKHNPKYSLAPVAPHLSGLLNRNVAMAEDCIGPQVTSLVNQMENGDIILLENLRFHAGEEKNDPDFCRQLADLADVYVNDAFGTAHRAHASTEGVARLLSPAAAGLLMEKEIRYLSQALANPSHPFVAILGGAKVSDKIAVIENLLGKVDSLLIGGGMAYTFLKAQGHHVGRSLVEEDRLELASELLRQAEEKQVKMLLPTDHVIASEFKEDAQHKTCSNQDFPADWMGLDIGPETSKTFSTVLQKAKTVIWNGPMGVFEFEAFSKGTFAVAKALAESEALSIIGGGDSVAAVNKAGLNDKMTHISTGGGASLEFLEGKILPGIAALTDKS from the coding sequence ATGCCTGAAAAACTATCTGTCCTCGACTTGGATCTTAAGGGGAAAAAAGTTTTCTGCCGTGTTGACTTTAATGTGCCCCTGAATGAGGCTGGCGCGATCACCGACGACACCCGCATCCTCGGGGCCCTGCCCACCATACGCCACATCATCGACAAGGGCGCACAACTCATCCTCGCCTCCCATCTCGGACGCCCGAAAGGAAAGCATAATCCCAAGTACAGTCTTGCTCCCGTGGCTCCCCACCTTTCCGGACTCCTCAACAGGAATGTCGCCATGGCCGAGGACTGTATCGGACCTCAGGTCACCAGCCTCGTAAACCAAATGGAAAACGGCGACATCATTCTTCTTGAAAATCTCCGTTTTCACGCCGGCGAAGAGAAAAACGACCCCGACTTCTGCCGCCAACTGGCCGATCTGGCTGATGTTTACGTCAATGATGCCTTCGGCACGGCCCACCGGGCCCACGCCTCCACCGAAGGCGTGGCGCGGCTCCTTTCTCCCGCGGCAGCCGGTTTGCTGATGGAAAAAGAAATCCGTTATCTCAGCCAGGCGCTGGCTAACCCCAGCCACCCTTTCGTGGCGATCCTCGGGGGCGCCAAAGTATCCGACAAGATCGCGGTCATTGAAAACCTGCTTGGTAAGGTCGACAGCCTTCTCATCGGCGGCGGTATGGCCTACACCTTTTTGAAGGCTCAGGGCCACCATGTTGGCCGCTCCCTGGTGGAGGAGGATCGACTGGAGCTGGCGAGCGAGCTGCTACGTCAGGCCGAGGAGAAACAAGTCAAGATGCTGTTGCCGACAGACCACGTCATCGCCTCGGAATTCAAGGAGGATGCGCAGCACAAAACCTGCTCCAATCAGGATTTTCCCGCAGACTGGATGGGCCTCGATATTGGTCCGGAAACCTCCAAAACTTTTTCCACAGTACTGCAGAAGGCTAAAACGGTTATCTGGAACGGTCCCATGGGCGTATTCGAATTTGAGGCGTTTTCCAAAGGAACTTTTGCGGTCGCCAAGGCCCTGGCCGAGTCCGAGGCCCTGTCCATCATTGGTGGCGGGGATTCGGTCGCTGCTGTCAACAAGGCCGGCCTCAACGATAAAATGACCCACATTTCCACCGGAGGGGGAGCCTCTCTGGAATTCCTTGAGGGTAAAATACTTCCCGGCATAGCTGCCTTGACCGACAAAAGCTGA
- the tpiA gene encoding triose-phosphate isomerase, which translates to MRKPIIAGNWKLHKTVEESRQLIKALAEGLKDVTDVEIVVAPVFTSLESVVAAAKGSPIAIAAQNCYPAPSGAFTGEVSPALLKDVGCIGAIVGHSERRQLFGESNAFINNKVQALLAADLRAIFCIGETLDERESGRMYDILTMQVKEGLAGLTPEQMAKVVVAYEPVWAIGTGKTASNEEAEEAHAFIRGLLQGNFNEKVAENTPILYGGSVKPGNVDGLMAQEDIDGVLVGGASLVAEDFIRIVRFERTEPAQH; encoded by the coding sequence ATGCGTAAACCGATTATCGCGGGCAACTGGAAGCTTCACAAAACAGTGGAGGAGAGCCGTCAGCTCATAAAGGCGCTGGCAGAGGGTTTAAAGGATGTGACGGACGTCGAAATCGTGGTAGCCCCCGTCTTCACCTCCCTGGAGAGTGTGGTGGCCGCCGCCAAAGGCAGTCCGATCGCCATTGCCGCACAGAATTGTTATCCCGCCCCGTCAGGTGCCTTTACCGGCGAAGTGTCGCCAGCTCTACTTAAAGACGTCGGCTGCATCGGAGCCATAGTCGGCCACTCGGAAAGACGTCAACTTTTCGGGGAATCCAACGCATTTATCAATAATAAAGTCCAGGCCCTGCTGGCCGCCGACCTGCGAGCCATCTTCTGCATTGGCGAAACCCTGGATGAGCGCGAATCCGGCCGTATGTATGACATCCTTACCATGCAGGTCAAAGAAGGTCTGGCCGGTCTCACTCCTGAGCAGATGGCCAAGGTGGTCGTGGCCTACGAACCTGTATGGGCCATCGGTACCGGAAAAACGGCCTCAAATGAGGAGGCAGAAGAGGCGCATGCCTTCATTCGCGGGCTACTACAGGGAAACTTCAATGAAAAAGTTGCCGAAAACACTCCTATTCTGTACGGTGGCAGTGTCAAGCCCGGGAATGTCGATGGGCTCATGGCCCAGGAAGATATCGACGGTGTCCTTGTCGGTGGAGCCAGCCTGGTCGCCGAGGATTTCATCCGCATTGTGCGCTTTGAACGAACCGAACCCGCTCAGCACTAA
- the secG gene encoding preprotein translocase subunit SecG — protein sequence MSALLLVIHVVVCIALIIIVLLQAGKGAEIGASFGSGGSNTVFGASGGQSFMSKMTAGAAIIFMLTSLTLAYFHGQPGASSVMPENLAPQTQAAPQAPAEAPVTTQPEETKN from the coding sequence ATGTCCGCATTGCTACTTGTAATTCACGTTGTTGTCTGCATTGCCCTCATCATCATCGTCCTGCTACAGGCCGGAAAAGGCGCCGAAATCGGGGCTTCTTTCGGTTCTGGCGGCAGCAACACGGTTTTCGGGGCCTCCGGAGGTCAAAGTTTCATGAGCAAAATGACCGCGGGCGCAGCCATTATCTTCATGCTCACCAGCCTTACTCTGGCCTATTTTCACGGCCAACCCGGAGCAAGCAGTGTCATGCCTGAGAACCTGGCTCCTCAAACACAGGCAGCGCCTCAAGCGCCGGCCGAAGCTCCCGTGACAACCCAGCCTGAGGAGACAAAAAATTAA
- a CDS encoding L-threonylcarbamoyladenylate synthase, whose amino-acid sequence MILSINPINPQQRLVNRVVECLKQGGVIVYPTDTIYGIGCDIFNKKGVKKIYQIKQRDPRKPFSFICSDLSDVANYAQVSNFAFKTMKRNLPGPYTFVLEATRIVPDLLTTKQKTVGIRIPDNPIAQAIVKELGHPLVTTSVNISGEEPIHDPAEIEASLGKMVDMVVDGGVLLGDASTVISLIDDQVEILRQGSGDTSWIHQR is encoded by the coding sequence ATGATTTTGTCTATTAATCCGATTAATCCGCAGCAGAGACTTGTCAACCGGGTTGTCGAATGTCTCAAGCAAGGTGGAGTTATCGTGTATCCGACCGATACGATTTACGGCATCGGTTGTGATATTTTCAACAAAAAGGGGGTCAAAAAGATCTACCAGATCAAACAGCGTGATCCCCGTAAACCTTTCTCCTTCATCTGTTCAGACCTTTCCGATGTCGCCAATTATGCTCAGGTCAGTAACTTCGCGTTTAAAACGATGAAGCGCAATCTTCCTGGCCCCTACACGTTTGTCCTCGAAGCGACCCGTATTGTTCCAGATTTGCTGACCACCAAACAGAAGACCGTCGGTATCCGCATTCCCGATAACCCAATCGCTCAGGCTATCGTTAAGGAATTGGGGCATCCTCTGGTGACAACCAGCGTCAATATAAGTGGGGAAGAGCCCATACACGACCCTGCCGAAATCGAAGCCAGCTTGGGCAAAATGGTGGATATGGTTGTGGATGGCGGGGTTCTGCTGGGCGATGCCTCGACGGTTATCAGCCTTATTGATGATCAGGTTGAAATTCTTCGGCAGGGTAGCGGGGATACGTCCTGGATCCACCAGCGATGA
- a CDS encoding YbeD family protein produces MDTSDSLIQFPCDYLFKAVGSDEGEGAFLRAVHRAVSEVVPVPIDSIKCRPSSQGNYLAVSVLVRLYNMEQVHSIYASLRGVAGLKFLL; encoded by the coding sequence ATGGACACATCCGATAGTCTCATCCAGTTTCCGTGCGACTACCTATTCAAAGCCGTCGGCAGTGACGAGGGGGAAGGGGCTTTTCTGCGAGCGGTACACCGTGCCGTCTCCGAGGTCGTCCCCGTACCCATCGACTCCATCAAGTGTCGACCCAGCTCTCAGGGGAACTATCTGGCGGTATCTGTTCTTGTTCGTCTCTACAACATGGAACAGGTGCATAGCATTTACGCATCTCTTCGCGGGGTGGCGGGCCTTAAATTCCTGCTGTAA
- the dut gene encoding dUTP diphosphatase, protein MNPITVRIKKLRGDAIVPRYMTDLAAGMDLYAALDSPVRLAPGQRLLVPTGIALAIPAGFEGQVRPRSGLALKQGIALVNSPGTIDADYRGELGIILINHGQEEVVVSPGDRIAQLVIAPVQQAIMQVVEDLEATERNTGGFGHTGKSLEV, encoded by the coding sequence ATGAATCCTATTACAGTGCGTATCAAAAAGCTTCGGGGTGATGCGATTGTCCCGCGCTATATGACTGATTTGGCGGCGGGGATGGATCTTTACGCCGCTCTGGACTCACCTGTACGCCTGGCCCCCGGTCAACGTCTGCTGGTGCCGACCGGCATCGCCTTGGCTATCCCGGCTGGTTTCGAAGGGCAGGTGCGTCCGCGCTCGGGCTTGGCTTTGAAACAGGGGATTGCTCTGGTCAATTCGCCTGGAACCATTGATGCCGATTATCGAGGAGAACTTGGGATTATTCTGATCAACCACGGTCAGGAAGAGGTGGTTGTTTCTCCTGGAGACCGCATTGCCCAACTGGTCATTGCGCCTGTTCAGCAGGCCATCATGCAGGTAGTGGAAGATCTTGAGGCCACCGAGCGCAATACGGGAGGCTTCGGCCATACCGGTAAGAGTCTTGAGGTTTAA